CCGTCCGCCGTCATTACGCTCCGCGACGCCGGCGACTCTATTCTCGCTGTGGCACAAGGTGATTCAACACCCGACTTCGAGGAGCGCGGCCGGGACACCGACACCGTCCAGTTGCTCTACACCTCCGGCACGACATCGGCTCCGAAGGGCGCGATCATGTCGCACCGGGCGCTGGTCAGCGAGTACGTGTCGTGCATCCACGCGCTCGACCTGCACCCGGACGACAACCCGTTGCACGTGATGCCGCTGTACCACTCGGCGCAGATGCACGTGTTCGTACTGCCGGGGCTGATGATCGGTCAGACGAACACGATCCTCGAAGTGCCCGAAGCAGCGGACGTCCTGAACCGGCTGGCGAACGACGGTCACCGTTCGTTCTTCGCAGCACCGACACTGTGGGTGGGCATGGCGAATCACCCTGATTTCGAACGACTTTCGTTCGGTGGGCTGACCAAGGCCTACTACGGGGCGTCGATCATGCCGGTGCCGGTGCTCAAGAAGTGGCAGGCGAAGGCGCCGACTGTCGGTTTCTACAACTGCTTCGGTCAGAGCGAGGTCGCACCACTGACGACGGTGCTGCGACCGGAGGAGCACGAGGCGCGTCCGGACAGCGCGGGCAAGCCGGTGCTGTTCGTCGAGGCACGGGTCGTCGACGCGTCCGGCGACGACGTCCCGACCGGCGAATGCGGTGAGATCGTCTACCGCTCACCGCAGTTGTGCGACGGCTACTGGAACAATTTCAAGGCCACCGAAGAAGCGTTCGCCGATGGCTGGTTCCACTCCGGCGACTTGGTGCGCCAGGACGAGGAAGGCTACATCTTCGTCGTCGACCGCATCAAGGACGTCATCAACACCGGCGGTGTGCTCGTCGCGTCCCGCGAGGTCGAGGACGCTCTTTACACCCACCCCGGCGTCGCCGAGGTCGCGGTCGTCGGGGTGCCGGACGAGAAGTGGGTGGAGAAGATCGTGGCGTTCGTCGTGCGCCGGCCCGAAGCGTCCGACCTGGACGTCGAGACGCTCACCGAGCACGCGCGCACGCAGGTGGCGTCCTTCAAGGTGCCCAAGCAGATCGAGTTCATCGACGATCTGCCGCGCAACGCGTCCGGCAAGATCCTCAAACGCGAACTTCGCGGCTGACGAACGAGCCCGCCCCACCGCGACGGGGGTTCGCGGTGGGGCGGGGGCTTGCTTTGCGGTCAGGCCGCGGGCGGATCAGGCCTGACGAATCGCGGAAATTTCGAACTCCAAGGTGACCTTGTCGGAGACC
This is a stretch of genomic DNA from Yimella lutea. It encodes these proteins:
- a CDS encoding fatty acyl-CoA synthetase; translated protein: MMDATTLRSNTVSDVVRRSAARFGDREAVRFGDRTWSYRELDDAVTRVAHHLAGLGLEPKARIATLGKNSDAYLIAFLACARAGFIHVPLNYNLLGRELDHLINNSASTLVLVDPAFAARLDDIEHQPSAVITLRDAGDSILAVAQGDSTPDFEERGRDTDTVQLLYTSGTTSAPKGAIMSHRALVSEYVSCIHALDLHPDDNPLHVMPLYHSAQMHVFVLPGLMIGQTNTILEVPEAADVLNRLANDGHRSFFAAPTLWVGMANHPDFERLSFGGLTKAYYGASIMPVPVLKKWQAKAPTVGFYNCFGQSEVAPLTTVLRPEEHEARPDSAGKPVLFVEARVVDASGDDVPTGECGEIVYRSPQLCDGYWNNFKATEEAFADGWFHSGDLVRQDEEGYIFVVDRIKDVINTGGVLVASREVEDALYTHPGVAEVAVVGVPDEKWVEKIVAFVVRRPEASDLDVETLTEHARTQVASFKVPKQIEFIDDLPRNASGKILKRELRG